One genomic segment of Mytilus trossulus isolate FHL-02 chromosome 4, PNRI_Mtr1.1.1.hap1, whole genome shotgun sequence includes these proteins:
- the LOC134716819 gene encoding uncharacterized protein LOC134716819 → MQAIGKVEGKKLNCIANNMEKYISFSLGCMDFIDSLQFMSSSLQKLVENLAKEGSSKFRHMTSHFEEEKIHLLLRKQVYPYEYFDSEAKFLESQLPPIESFYSTLSGESITKLDYAHAQHVWQLFNIQNLGQYHDLYVLSDVLALADVFENFREICLNYYGLDAAHFYTTPGLAWQAALKMTGVKLELLTDIDMHLFIEKGLRGGISMITHRHAKANNKHVPNYNPNQPINHVMYLDANNLYGWAMSQALPVEGFRWLNDSEIENLHIGDVEDDSKNGFILEVDLEYPKELHDDHNEYPLAPEKLKVTNDMLSPYAEKLLDDLNLKGTSTEKLIPNLHPKQKYVVHYRNLKLYLSLGMRLTKIHRVMTFEQRPWLKTYIDFDTEKRKLATNEFEKDFFKLMNNAVFGKTMENLRKRTDIKLLNDQSKARKLISKPTFHAFKIFNDDLVAVHMLKQRLYLNRPIYVGFTILDLSKTLMYDFHYNYMKDKYGSRATLLFTDTDSLCYSVNTDDIYQDMLEDRDLFDTSGYNPEHRLYSTLNKKVLGKMKDETHGIPIQEFVGLKSKMYSLIYEENKTICEKKTAKGIKKSVIKHDTIKHDTRHEHYKQSLFNKEIHMSTMTQIRSYDHTLYNISINKLGLSPYDDKRYFLDDGIQSLAYGHWRI, encoded by the coding sequence ATGCAAGCTATTGGAAAAGTTGAAGGGAAAAAGCTGAATTGCATtgctaataatatggaaaagtATATATCTTTTTCATTGGGATGTATGGATTTTATAGACTCGCTCCAGTTCATGTCTTCATCTTTACAAAAACTTGTAGAAAACCTTGCCAAAGAAGGTTCTAGCAAATTTCGACACATGACAAGCCactttgaagaagaaaaaatacacctGCTTCTGCGAAAACAAGTATACCCATACGAGTATTTTGATTCCGAGGCAAAGTTTTTAGAATCTCAACTACCCCCGATTGAATCATTTTACAGTACACTATCGGGAGAAAGTATAACCAAACTGGATTATGCACATGCACAACACGTATGGCAATTGTTTAACATACAGAATCTCGGACAGTATCACGATCTATACGTACTATCAGATGTTCTTGCATTAGCCGACgtctttgaaaatttcagggagaTCTGCCTCAACTACTATGGACTGGACGCTGCACATTTTTATACAACACCCGGTTTAGCCTGGCAAGCTGCCTTGAAAATGACAGGTGTCAAGTTGGAATTACTCACTGACATAGACATGCATTTGTTTATAGAGAAAGGCTTAAGAGGGGGCATATCAATGATAACCCATCGCCATGCCAAAGCTAACAATAAACATGTACCAAACTACAATCCAAATCAACCCATTAATCACGTGATGTACCTAGATGCCAACAACCTATACGGATGGGCCATGTCACAAGCGCTTCCAGTTGAAGGTTTCAGATGGCTCAACGATTCTGAAATTGAGAACCTACACATAGGTGACGTTGAAGATGACAGtaaaaatggttttatattAGAAGTTGATTTAGAATATCCTAAGGAACTACACGACGACCACAACGAATATCCATTAGCTccagaaaaattaaaagttacaAATGATATGTTATCACCCTATGCAGAAAAGCTATTGGATGATTTAAACTTAAAAGGAACATCGACAGAAAAATTGATACCAAATTTACATCCAAAGCAAAAATACGTGGTACATTACAGAAATTTAAAACTCTACTTATCACTTGGAATGAGACTTACAAAGATCCATAGAGTCATGACATTTGAACAGCGACCCTGGTTAAAGACATATATTGATTTCGATACAGAGAAGAGAAAGCTTGCAACAAATGAGTTCGAGAAGGATTTTTTCAAACTCATGAATAATGCAGTCTTTGGAAAGACGATGGAAAATTTAAGGAAGAGAACAGATATAAAACTTTTGAATGACCAATCAAAGGCCAGAAAATTAATCAGCAAACCAACATTTCATGCCTTCAAAATATTCAACGACGACTTGGTGGCTGTGCATATGTTGAAGCAACGATTATACTTAAACAGACCCATCTACGTGGGATTCACTATACTCGATTTGTCAAAGACACTTATGTACGATTTCCATTATAATTACATGAAAGATAAATATGGATCTAGAGCAACACTCTTGTTTACAGACACCGACTCGCTATGCTACAGCGTCAACACTGATGATATATATCAAGATATGTTGGAAGACAGAGACTTGTTTGATACGTCAGGGTATAACCCCGAACATCGGCTTTATAgcactttaaataaaaaggtGTTAGGAAAGATGAAAGACGAGACACATGGTATTCCCATACAGGAATTTGTTGGTCTCAAGTCAAAGATGTACTCATTGATATATGAGGAGAATAAAACAATCTGCGAGAAGAAGACAGCGAAGGGTATAAAGAAGAGTGTGATCAAACATGACACGATCAAACATGACACAAGACACGAACATTATAAACAAAGTTTATTCAACAAAGAAATCCACATGTCTACCATGACACAGATCCGTTCATATGACCATAcgttatataatatatcaatcaaCAAACTGGGCTTATCCCCTTATGATGATAAAAGATACTTTCTAGATGATGGGATACAAAGTTTGGCTTATGGACATTGGAGAATATAA
- the LOC134716820 gene encoding uncharacterized protein LOC134716820 — MRFITSKQSYDYVDNLQNFANSYNKTFHRTIAMAPDKVTISKETNLWWKMYWPKRLQPKTEKVRKPFRFKIGDKVRITYMRNPFTREYDEKWSGEIFKISQRILRGGLPVYRLIDFQNEEISGTFYHSEVQKVDVREDDMWKVEKILKTEGKGPNKQYYVK, encoded by the coding sequence ATGAGATTTATCACCAGTAAGCAGTCATATGATTATGTGGATAACTTACAGAATTTTGCTAACAGCTACAATAAGACCTTCCATAGAACGATTGCCATGGCACCAGATAAAGTCACCATATCTAAAGAGACCAACCTTTGGTGGAAAATGTATTGGCCGAAAAGATTACAACCTAAGACAGAGAAAGTACGAAAACCTTTCCGTTTCAAAATCGGTGATAAAGTTCGGATTACATACATGAGAAATCCTTTTACCAGGGAATACGATGAGAAATGGAGCGGAgagatatttaaaatatctcAAAGAATATTACGTGGTGGACTCCCAGTTTATCGACTTATTGATTTTCAAAACGAAGAAATTTCAGGAACCTTCTACCATTCAGAAGTACAAAAAGTGGATGTTCGGGAAGACGATATGTGGAAAGTTGAAAAAATCCTCAAAACAGAAGGCAAAGGACCCAACAAACAATATTATGTGAAATAG